The segment CTTTAGTTTCTATACTATTTAAAATGTTTGCTATCCTTCAGCTTGTGATATTAGAAGAACATAATATTCCCTATCTGTATTCTTTAAAAGAATTTGATTTTCTTCATCGTGTCCAGTGAAGCTGGATGTGGGTTATTTGGGTTTTTCCCATTTTCCTTTATGAGGGGTACCATGCAGGGGCGGAGGGAGTGTTGGCTTTTTATGCCTTCTTCTTTCCTGTTACTTTTTGAAGCTTGggagttatttttttcttacagGTTCTGTGGAATTAGCTTCAGCTGGTGTCtcaatatcaatttttaacATAATATCAAAGCTTTTTAATATTCCTCTACTTAGTGTTGCTACATCTTTTGTCGCTGAAGACATCGCCAAGAATGCAACCAAAGTTAACATGTCAGGTAAATCAAGTGTTAACTTTTTCTCATTCATTGTTATAACTGCTTAGGTATTCAACTGACCCAGAGTTGGTTTTCCCActaaaaggtttaggactcatGCTCCAACTTTTATAACGCACATTTGTCGATACATTGTGCAGAGGGGGCAAAAGGCACTGATGGTAGATTTCCCACTGGGGTAGCAGAAAGGCATCAGTTTTCTTCTGTGTCTACCGCATTATTTTTAGCTGTTGGCATCGGCATAATTGAAGCTTTGGCTTTGGCGTTGGGATCTGAACTACTTCTTGGTTTAATGGGCATATCATCTGTACGGTGGCATATATCACTTACCCAGTCTTTCATTTGAGTTCCTTCTTTTTGTGCTTGCTTTAATTTGTGTGAAGTATGTATTCAGCACGTGAGTGAACATAATATCCTGAagaatgaaaagttttaaataagGGTCACAAGAGACCATTTTCATCCTGGCTAATTTACAACTCATACaacttttatgtttgttttagccTGACAAAGTTTGTTTGGTTTTACTGACTCCTTTTTAATTCTACTTTTTCGTTTTTTTCCCGGAGGGATGAGCCTGATAATCGGGAAAACAGAAGTGAATGGAGAGAGACCTTTATGAAATTGGTAGCATGCACCACTTTGCAGAGTGAAGTTGCAATTATTATGCTAGGCTGCAACTTCAATATCAACCTGTGAAATTTGATGATGTCTACTAATAATCTGATAGTGTGAAATAATATAGTGAGTTCCATCTTAAGGAACATAAAACCTATTTAGTTTGACTAAGTTGTGTTGTCTcagtttttcatttttgtaattCATGTTTGCAACTGAGTGgtttaagttttctttttttatttagctaattttattttgtgattcgTATACTAGATTCATGGTTATTGGGAGGAGAAAAATCTTGATGACTTATAAGACTATGTTTGGTTAGGAAAATAACAAAGTTATTCGTGGCTTtctaaaatatttcatcacaattttcTTCTCACTATGCAGGCCCTTCAGACACACATTGTTGTATGAGTTCTTACTACAAAAATTGTTTTGTTTGTAGACTTCACCTATGAGAGTTCCAACAAAACAATTTCTTGCTGTGCGTGCTCTTGGTGCTCCTGCATTTGTAGTTTCTTTGGCCCTTCAAGGCATATTCCGTGGATTTAAGGATACAAAGACTCCAGTCTTCTGTTTAGGCAAGTCTTGGATCGTTGGCTATTTAAGTGATAATAGTTCTTGCCCAATATCCTTTCTGCTGGTTTCATTTATGCGGTTTTGACATAGAAATTCCAACTTTTGGGTATCCTAAATTTGTGGCAGACAATTTTCCCTTCAATAACGTTCTAATTAACCCGGAACACCTTTGTCATCTAAGATATATATCTTCTCCTCTAATCACTGTATTCTTAATTGCTTATTTGCACTTGAGTATGTTCAGTATGTATACGTATGAAGGTGGAAATGGaaatatttccttttataaTCCCCAGTTTTGGATCTAAATTCTTAGAGAATACTATTTATATACtacataaaaaaatgtttttattctTAATGTACTCGTAAACTTACTGTCATGTAAACTATGTTTGATccctaaaataataatattgtgatgaaaaagtaaaatcggaGGGGATAAAATCTAAAGCTTTTTTGTAAATGCAATTTGCTGTAATTACAAATGCAATTCTGTATCGTTCCTAGATATATTAATGGAGCTAAGTTGTATCTTTGTAATGATGTAGCATATTATTTGTGCAGGCATTGGGAACTTTGCAGCTATATTTTTGTTTCCCTTACTTATGTACTATTTCGGCTTGGGTGTGTCCGGAGCTGCCATATCCACTGTCATTTCACAGTTCGTATTTCTCTATAGTCTTTGTAATCATGTTGCTTTTCTTCTCTACTGTCTtatacttttgttctttttatcaATTCTTTACCTTTATATGATGAAATACTTACAAGCTTCAATTTTCTAGATACCTAGTGGCCTTCTCTATGATGTGGTATTTAAATCAGAGAGTAATGATATTACCTCCACGATTTGAAGAGCTGCAATTTGGTGGCTATTTAAAATCTGGTGAGTGGTTATTCTTGAGATGTGTGTTCCAAGATTCCTCCTATTTGATAAACAAGCTCACCTCTGTGCTTTGTGCCACAACAATCTCTTGATGTTTGTTGCATTTCATATCAGTATACTTTTCATGACAGTTAAAGGGTTCttctaattttgtatttataggtGGATTTCTCATTGGAAGAACTCTTTCTGTCCTTTTCACAATGACACTTGCTACATCAATGGCTGCCCGTCAAGGTGCTGTAGCAATGGCGGGTCACCAAATATGCTTACAAGTTTGGCTAGCTGTCTCCCTCCTCACAGATGCACTGGCTGCATCTGCACAGGTAAATTGATAGAAATGAAATCCTCTTTATCCCTATGGGTCTAATTCAACTCGTAACTTCTCTTTTTCTCATGTACCTCCTACATCAGAACCTATCTGTCTTTTTCTGCATGTATATTTATCCCATATGCTTATGtcaattctttttcttgtttatgGTGTGTGCTTCATGTTTGAATCGGCAACTACTTCTGGTGCTTCGAAGTTTTTCAAATACCATATGTCAGATGATGTATTATAGGATTCGACCATTAATAGTTGATCTCTTGCATCTTATCACAATTTTTCAGTTTGGGGCAACTTCTCTTTACTTTGTTTCCAGGCGTTGATTGCTAGTTATTTATCAAAAGGAGATTACGTGGTGGCAACTGAAATTACACACTATGTTCTAAAGGTTTGTGCTTCCCTTCTGTTTTGTGCCGTTGAGCTCTGGAAGTTTGTGAGACACTCTACACTACTTATAAGGAGTTTGGACCTATAATTTGCAGATAGGGCTAGTTGCAGGTGTCTTTTTAGCGGCTGCATTAGGTGTTTCTTTTGGCTCTTTATCTACTTTATTTACCAAGGACACAGAGGTGCTAGCTGTGGTTAGTACAGGTTTATTGGTATGTCTTTAAACCTTTGGGAGTATTTggttaaatttaatttgtcaGTGATTTACCAATGAGTAAGATGTTCTTATCTTCGAATGGTTCTCTAAAGAGTTCAGTTATTGCTCAGAAACTAAGTTCAAAATTGTAAAATTGCAAAATTGCTGCAGTTTGTCAGTGCCAGTCAACCAATAAATGCTCTTGCGTTTATCTTTGATGGCCTCCATTATGGTGTTTCAGACTTCGCTTATGCAGCTCACTCCATGGTAAGGTTGTAGTGCATTATGATTCAATActtatcaagtatatatatttatattcagAAGTCGTGTTCGTTCTTTGGCATACAGATGTTGGTGGGGGCAATATCATCTGGATTTCTGCTTTGTGCTCCTAGACTTCTTGGTCTTCCTGGTGTTTGGTTGGGATTGACCCTTTTCATGGGCTTACGCATGATGGCTGGGTTTATCAGGTAATGGATGCCCGCCATCTTCCTCCTTTATGCATGCCAACTAGATATGTGCTTTTGCGGGATTACGTATGTGGTTCCATTTTTTCGATACATGATTCTTCTGATGCTATCTGTACTGTTCTTTGTCTGTGTTCTGGGAGGTATTTCCATTGATTCAGCAATAAACACTGTCGTTATCGATTGGAGGTTTTTATCGAGTTAATGTTAGATATGTGTATTGTTTTAGGAACTCTGGATGAGCACTGCTTGTGTTAGTAGTTTGAAT is part of the Solanum lycopersicum chromosome 1, SLM_r2.1 genome and harbors:
- the LOC101252931 gene encoding protein DETOXIFICATION 45, chloroplastic, yielding MAAAQLTSKALYNGFTELEVKEEISKCCSLRFSHRHFSSFSRISQNSLKNVYGSNSCSLSIGKSKRFSYAPVLFPRKQKYLRFRNKFSSESGAETSDLQYTTAVKGMDDLSSSRGEVDELNETVPIITNVESESIEEAPTSSSQSEDVRRELVMLSLPAIAGQAIDPLAQLMETAYIGRLGSVELASAGVSISIFNIISKLFNIPLLSVATSFVAEDIAKNATKVNMSEGAKGTDGRFPTGVAERHQFSSVSTALFLAVGIGIIEALALALGSELLLGLMGISSTSPMRVPTKQFLAVRALGAPAFVVSLALQGIFRGFKDTKTPVFCLGIGNFAAIFLFPLLMYYFGLGVSGAAISTVISQYLVAFSMMWYLNQRVMILPPRFEELQFGGYLKSGGFLIGRTLSVLFTMTLATSMAARQGAVAMAGHQICLQVWLAVSLLTDALAASAQALIASYLSKGDYVVATEITHYVLKIGLVAGVFLAAALGVSFGSLSTLFTKDTEVLAVVSTGLLFVSASQPINALAFIFDGLHYGVSDFAYAAHSMMLVGAISSGFLLCAPRLLGLPGVWLGLTLFMGLRMMAGFIRLLSKRSPWWFLHCDANEAKVIS